A single Argentina anserina chromosome 7, drPotAnse1.1, whole genome shotgun sequence DNA region contains:
- the LOC126802677 gene encoding uncharacterized protein LOC126802677 isoform X2, translating to MHSSNQDTQDPRSNSGKDESPGITIEFLRARLLSERSVSRSARQRADELEKMVEELEEQLKFVSLQRKKAEKATADVLAILENQGASDISEEFDSSSDQETFLESKMGTNSRKEEECLNSERRSEHEEHSGSDVDSPSIRGRSLSWKGRNDSPRSRERSVVERSKDEHAKFDDSEENGVAASSEGLSNCSYCDPVRKRDGSESASQKEKFLLKDALTGSKEHQRNGYLDFNGHGRNKDMEKALEHQAQLIGQNEEMELAQREWEEKFRENNTSTPDSCDPGNRSDITEERDEMKAPFPAEIAAPQAQEAKSEAGDACLCEEKIKTQPNGYLPPSDVEMGGMQDQLNRSTVASASSVQEFAFPTAYEKQTQESLENNGHQPSPGPHHDPLLLLSSHNRSPVASSNGGSSFHDASGSRNDMYALVPHDSQERLGGVLDALKQAKRSLQKKITGLPLVDGTSIQESNQLSIPAVTTGSRLDLPFGCAGLFRLPTDFAVEEAASKHSYLGLGSSLPTARSCPDKGLGASSTDQYVTSTYVEIRPPYYNHVGDRFAATPAYVENRRTFSTGAGDRGVASPYEETRRSFSSNAAGQFVTSPSIEGRPPFSNNFGDRYNGVGHIDSRPTFSTNAGDRYVSSPYLEMRPNFPVNVADQFVTSASAETRSNFSADNRYLGGHYPKSWSRVSSPSPHFDPYLDTSQPSSRYTSSTTYQNYPPFPDPARWTDSDEVFAKPFPQRPTGAPAYLSASYEDLGRPNMYR from the exons ATGCATAGTTCCAATCAGGACACCCAAGATCCGAG GAGTAATTCAGGCAAGGATGAGTCCCCTGGGATTACCATTGAATTTCTTCGGGCACGTTTACTGTCTGAAAGGTCTGTCTCTAGAAGCGCAAGGCAAAGAGCTGATGAGCTGGAAAAAATG GTAGAGGAACTGGAGGAGCAGCTTAAATTTGTATCTCTTCAAAGAAAAAAGGCTGAGAAAGCCACAGCAGATGTTCTTGCCATTTTGGAGAACCAGGGGGCAAGTGACATTTCTGAGGAATTTGATTCAAGCTCTGATCAAGAAACCTTCCTTGAATCCAAAATGGGTACTAACTCGAGAAAAGAAGAGGAGTGCTTAAACTCAGAGAGAAGAAGTGAGCATGAGGAACATTCAGGCTCTGACGTTGATTCTCCTTCAATACGTGGTAGAAGCTTGTCTTGGAAAGGGCGGAATGATTCTCCGCGTTCCCGTGAAAG GTCAGTAGTTGAGCGCTCCAAGGATGAGCATGCAAAGTTTGATGATTCTGAAGAAAATGGGGTTGCTGCTTCTTCTGAAGGTCTTTCAAATTGCTCATACTGTGACCCtgtgagaaagagagatgGTTCTGAATCTGCATCCCAGAAAGAGAAATTTTTGTTGAAGGATGCACTCACAGGGAGTAAAGAACATCAAAGAAATGGTTATCTTGATTTTAATGGGCATGGGAGAAACAAAGACATGGAAAAAGCACTTGAACATCAGGCACAACTTATTGGCCAAAATGAAGAGATGGAACTGGCTCAAAGAGAATGGGAAGAGAAGTTCAGAGAAAATAACACTAGTACACCG GATTCATGTGACCCTGGGAACCGTTCAGATATCACTGAGGAAAGAGATGAGATGAAGGCTCCATTCCCTGCTGAGATTGCTGCCCCCCAAGCCCAGGAGGCAAAATCAGAGGCGGGCGATGCTTGCCTGTGTGAGGAAAAGATTAAAACACAGCCTAATGGTTATCTACCACCTTCAGATGTAGAGATGGGAGGCATGCAGGATCAACTGAATAGAAGCACTGTTGCTTCTGCCTCATCAGTTCAAGAATTTGCATTCCCCACAGCATATGAAAAGCAAACTCAAGAGAGCCTAGAAAACAATGGTCATCAACCTTCACCTGGCCCCCATCATGACCCGCTTTTGCTTTTATCATCCCACAACAGGTCACCAGTTGCCTCTTCCAATGGAGGCAGTAGTTTCCATGATGCTTCAGGGAGCAGAAATGACATGTATGCATTGGTGCCTCATGACTCACAGGAACGGTTGGGTGGTGTACTGGATGCACTTAAACAAGCAAAGCGATCACTACAGAAAAAAATTACCGGATTGCCTCTAGTAGATGGTACATCTATTCAGGAATCTAATCAATTATCCATTCCTGCTGTAACAACTGGAAGCAGATTGGATCTTCCTTTTGGGTGTGCTGGGCTTTTCAGATTACCAACTGATTTTGCGGTTGAAGAAGCTGCGAGTAAACATAGCTACCTTGGTTTGGGATCTTCCTTGCCAACTGCAAGATCTTGTCCTGACAAGGGGCTGGGAGCTTCTTCCACCGATCAATATGTCACAAGCACTTATGTGGAGATTAGACCACCCTATTATAATCATGTTGGTGACCGATTCGCGGCCACCCCAGCTTATGTTGAGAATAGACGAACCTTTTCCACTGGTGCTGGGGATCGAGGTGTTGCCAGTCCTTATGAGGAGACTAGAAGATCTTTCTCTTCGAATGCTGCTGGTCAATTTGTCACCAGTCCCAGTATTGAGGGTAGACCACCTTTCTCCAACAATTTTGGTGATAGATACAATGGTGTTGGACATATTGATAGTAGACCAACATTTTCTACCAATGCCGGTGATCGATATGTCTCAAGTCCTTACCTTGAGATGAGACCAAACTTTCCTGTGAATGTTGCTGATCAGTTTGTTACTAGCGCGTCCGCTGAGACCAGATCAAATTTTTCTGCTGATAATAGATATCTTGGTGGTCACTATCCAAAATCTTGGTCAAGAGTTTCTTCGCCGAGTCCACATTTTGATCCCTACTTAGATACTAGCCAACCGTCATCCAGATATACCAGTTCCACCACCTATCAGAACTATCCTCCTTTTCCAGACCCGGCGcgctggacagattctgatgaAGTATTTGCAAAGCCCTTTCCACAAAGGCCTACTGGGGCACCTGCATATCTTTCGGCATCGTATGAAGATCTTGGCAGACCTAATATGTACAGATAA
- the LOC126802677 gene encoding uncharacterized protein LOC126802677 isoform X1, with translation MHSSNQDTQDPRSNSGKDESPGITIEFLRARLLSERSVSRSARQRADELEKMVEELEEQLKFVSLQRKKAEKATADVLAILENQGASDISEEFDSSSDQETFLESKMGTNSRKEEECLNSERRSEHEEHSGSDVDSPSIRGRSLSWKGRNDSPRSRERYKECSIKRRSIFSAIGSSSSRHNLGKSCRQIKHRETRSVVERSKDEHAKFDDSEENGVAASSEGLSNCSYCDPVRKRDGSESASQKEKFLLKDALTGSKEHQRNGYLDFNGHGRNKDMEKALEHQAQLIGQNEEMELAQREWEEKFRENNTSTPDSCDPGNRSDITEERDEMKAPFPAEIAAPQAQEAKSEAGDACLCEEKIKTQPNGYLPPSDVEMGGMQDQLNRSTVASASSVQEFAFPTAYEKQTQESLENNGHQPSPGPHHDPLLLLSSHNRSPVASSNGGSSFHDASGSRNDMYALVPHDSQERLGGVLDALKQAKRSLQKKITGLPLVDGTSIQESNQLSIPAVTTGSRLDLPFGCAGLFRLPTDFAVEEAASKHSYLGLGSSLPTARSCPDKGLGASSTDQYVTSTYVEIRPPYYNHVGDRFAATPAYVENRRTFSTGAGDRGVASPYEETRRSFSSNAAGQFVTSPSIEGRPPFSNNFGDRYNGVGHIDSRPTFSTNAGDRYVSSPYLEMRPNFPVNVADQFVTSASAETRSNFSADNRYLGGHYPKSWSRVSSPSPHFDPYLDTSQPSSRYTSSTTYQNYPPFPDPARWTDSDEVFAKPFPQRPTGAPAYLSASYEDLGRPNMYR, from the exons ATGCATAGTTCCAATCAGGACACCCAAGATCCGAG GAGTAATTCAGGCAAGGATGAGTCCCCTGGGATTACCATTGAATTTCTTCGGGCACGTTTACTGTCTGAAAGGTCTGTCTCTAGAAGCGCAAGGCAAAGAGCTGATGAGCTGGAAAAAATG GTAGAGGAACTGGAGGAGCAGCTTAAATTTGTATCTCTTCAAAGAAAAAAGGCTGAGAAAGCCACAGCAGATGTTCTTGCCATTTTGGAGAACCAGGGGGCAAGTGACATTTCTGAGGAATTTGATTCAAGCTCTGATCAAGAAACCTTCCTTGAATCCAAAATGGGTACTAACTCGAGAAAAGAAGAGGAGTGCTTAAACTCAGAGAGAAGAAGTGAGCATGAGGAACATTCAGGCTCTGACGTTGATTCTCCTTCAATACGTGGTAGAAGCTTGTCTTGGAAAGGGCGGAATGATTCTCCGCGTTCCCGTGAAAGGTATAAGGAATGTTCCATCAAACGACGTAGTATTTTTTCAGCCATtggttcatcttcttcaagaCATAACCTTGGAAAGTCTTGTCGGCAAATAAAACACCGAGAAACAAG GTCAGTAGTTGAGCGCTCCAAGGATGAGCATGCAAAGTTTGATGATTCTGAAGAAAATGGGGTTGCTGCTTCTTCTGAAGGTCTTTCAAATTGCTCATACTGTGACCCtgtgagaaagagagatgGTTCTGAATCTGCATCCCAGAAAGAGAAATTTTTGTTGAAGGATGCACTCACAGGGAGTAAAGAACATCAAAGAAATGGTTATCTTGATTTTAATGGGCATGGGAGAAACAAAGACATGGAAAAAGCACTTGAACATCAGGCACAACTTATTGGCCAAAATGAAGAGATGGAACTGGCTCAAAGAGAATGGGAAGAGAAGTTCAGAGAAAATAACACTAGTACACCG GATTCATGTGACCCTGGGAACCGTTCAGATATCACTGAGGAAAGAGATGAGATGAAGGCTCCATTCCCTGCTGAGATTGCTGCCCCCCAAGCCCAGGAGGCAAAATCAGAGGCGGGCGATGCTTGCCTGTGTGAGGAAAAGATTAAAACACAGCCTAATGGTTATCTACCACCTTCAGATGTAGAGATGGGAGGCATGCAGGATCAACTGAATAGAAGCACTGTTGCTTCTGCCTCATCAGTTCAAGAATTTGCATTCCCCACAGCATATGAAAAGCAAACTCAAGAGAGCCTAGAAAACAATGGTCATCAACCTTCACCTGGCCCCCATCATGACCCGCTTTTGCTTTTATCATCCCACAACAGGTCACCAGTTGCCTCTTCCAATGGAGGCAGTAGTTTCCATGATGCTTCAGGGAGCAGAAATGACATGTATGCATTGGTGCCTCATGACTCACAGGAACGGTTGGGTGGTGTACTGGATGCACTTAAACAAGCAAAGCGATCACTACAGAAAAAAATTACCGGATTGCCTCTAGTAGATGGTACATCTATTCAGGAATCTAATCAATTATCCATTCCTGCTGTAACAACTGGAAGCAGATTGGATCTTCCTTTTGGGTGTGCTGGGCTTTTCAGATTACCAACTGATTTTGCGGTTGAAGAAGCTGCGAGTAAACATAGCTACCTTGGTTTGGGATCTTCCTTGCCAACTGCAAGATCTTGTCCTGACAAGGGGCTGGGAGCTTCTTCCACCGATCAATATGTCACAAGCACTTATGTGGAGATTAGACCACCCTATTATAATCATGTTGGTGACCGATTCGCGGCCACCCCAGCTTATGTTGAGAATAGACGAACCTTTTCCACTGGTGCTGGGGATCGAGGTGTTGCCAGTCCTTATGAGGAGACTAGAAGATCTTTCTCTTCGAATGCTGCTGGTCAATTTGTCACCAGTCCCAGTATTGAGGGTAGACCACCTTTCTCCAACAATTTTGGTGATAGATACAATGGTGTTGGACATATTGATAGTAGACCAACATTTTCTACCAATGCCGGTGATCGATATGTCTCAAGTCCTTACCTTGAGATGAGACCAAACTTTCCTGTGAATGTTGCTGATCAGTTTGTTACTAGCGCGTCCGCTGAGACCAGATCAAATTTTTCTGCTGATAATAGATATCTTGGTGGTCACTATCCAAAATCTTGGTCAAGAGTTTCTTCGCCGAGTCCACATTTTGATCCCTACTTAGATACTAGCCAACCGTCATCCAGATATACCAGTTCCACCACCTATCAGAACTATCCTCCTTTTCCAGACCCGGCGcgctggacagattctgatgaAGTATTTGCAAAGCCCTTTCCACAAAGGCCTACTGGGGCACCTGCATATCTTTCGGCATCGTATGAAGATCTTGGCAGACCTAATATGTACAGATAA